One genomic window of Quercus lobata isolate SW786 chromosome 9, ValleyOak3.0 Primary Assembly, whole genome shotgun sequence includes the following:
- the LOC115959339 gene encoding kinesin-like protein KIN-4C: MKKKNRGSKQVSPVDASLSSSASDDKRKLQHYEERVRQLEQENKAFQREIEELRGKLANVSSASNDSLEKFREDYLLKLNVLEEQVKEMAKKQHVESHLSTQRPKGDEATNGLQFENQCLKAQKVQLQSKIKLESVQYRECKASLEKESLQEGEKEE, from the exons atgaagaagaagaatcgtGGTTCAAAGCAAGTGAGCCCAGTCGATGCTTCTTTGTCATCGTCAGCTTCTGATGATAAGCGAAAGCTTCAACATTACGAGGAGAGAGTTCGTCAGCTCGAACAAGAAAACAAAGCGTTTCAG AGGGAGATTGAGGAGCTAAGGGGAAAGCTTGCAAATGTTTCGTCTGCCTCTAATGACAGCTTAGAAAAGTTCAGAGAAGACTATCTGCTAAAGCTGAATGTCCTTGAAGAGCAG GTTAAAGAGATGGCAAAGAAACAGCATGTTGAATCTCATCTATCAACTCAAAGACCAAAAGGTGACGAAGCAACAAATGGGTTGCAGTTCGAGAATCAATGTTTGAAAGCTCAGAAG GTTCAATTGCAAAGTAAGATCAAGCTAGAGTCTGTGCAATATAGAGAATGCAAGGCTTCATTGGAAAAAGAATCTCTTCAG GAAGGAGAAAAGGAGGAATGA
- the LOC115961321 gene encoding uncharacterized protein LOC115961321 encodes MPLFRFYNERQKKHQPVRRSTDHQSGARVGNIPGVQVVEHEPEVTTPLHGSCSEYGSRMEEFPNERWNCCDFSQALHGFSDFINELQLLDFPLKGDPFSWGNNEDKPSLSCIDCFLASIAREKHFLDAVQRLISQLVSDPHPILLDCGASSRGKCEFIFENVWLQVPGFVDKVQSWWEMYRFMGSSSFVLFMKLNQLKGDLKTWNKEIFGEIGLQKSRALCELSWLELKEESGLNDEEIRTRDELKIGIEKIVQVEEMSWRQNSRTHCLKEGDGNTKSFYRLSNSHRQAKYIGSLKVDGLMLMEESEIKDGIVAFYKNLYKETVETRLKMDGFEFSTLGEEDREWLERVFEEDECFQS; translated from the exons ATGCCTCTTTTCAGGTTTTACAATGAAAGACAGAAGAAGC ATCAGCCCGTTAGGAGATCTACTGACCATCAAAGCG GTGCAAGAGTTGGCAATATTCCTGGAGTTCAG GTTGTTGAGCATGAACCTGAAGTCACAACACCATTACATGGATCATGTTCTGAATATGGAAGTCGAATGGAAGA ATTTCCAAATGAAAGATGGAATTGTTGTGATTTTTCGCAAGCATTGCATGGTTTCTCAGACTTTATCAATGAGCTTCAGTTGCTGGATTTTCCATTAAAAGGTGACCCTTTTTCATGGGGTAATAACGAGGACAAACCTTCTCTCTCTTGCATTGATTGTTTTTTGGCTTCAATAGCGCGGGAGAAACACTTTCTGGATGCAGTGCAGAGGTTGATTTCACAACTAGTGTCAGACCCTCACCCCATTCTGTTGGATTGTGGTGCTTCTAGTAGAGGAAAATGTgaattcatatttgaaaatgtgTGGCTACAAGTACCTGGGTTCGTGGATAAGGTGCAGAGTTGGTGGGAAATGTATAGGTTTATGGGCTCTTCCAGCTTTGTCTTGTTCATGAAACTCAATCAGCTAAAAGGTGATCTGAAAACGTGGAATAAGGAGATTTTTGGAGAGATTGGGTTGCAGAAAAGTAGAGCTTTGTGTGAGCTATCGTGGCTAGAGTTAAAGGAAGAGAGTGGCTTaaatgatgaagaaataaggactAGAGATGAATTGAAGATCGGGATAGAAAAGATTGTTCAGGTAGAAGAAATGAGCTGGAGACAAAATTCCAGGACACATTGTTTGAAGGAAGGGGATGGTAACACAAAATCCTTTTATAGATTGTCCAATTCCCATAGACAAGCTAAGTATATTGGGAGTTTGAAAGTGGATGGCTTAATGCTCATGGAAGAGAGTGAAATTAAAGATGGGATTGTTGCTTTTTATAAGAACTTGTACAAAGAAACTGTTGAAACACGCCTGAAGATGgatggttttgaattttctacccTTGGGGAGGAAGATAGAGAATGGCTCGAGAGGGTGTTTGAAGAAGATGAGTGTTTTCAGTCCTAA
- the LOC115959663 gene encoding kinesin-like protein KIN-4C, giving the protein MVHFHLLLMVVLKSLDYLQKLNVLEEQVTELKKKQHVQSQLSTKRPKGNEATRRLQFEIQSLKAQKVQLHCKNKLESVQFRLSKASLEKEVLQLRKEKRRNAYEMQKLLASNQRLKMVLQRKTEEASAATKRLRELIESRKALSRRSAGARVGKTPGVQALQGVEHEFEASSWLHELCSQYERQMEEMAEEVAMLREESELLKKENLRCPLQEKEVDCLEQDEDIKDLKEQIVSLSGLVRQLQIQKAEFVLREKSLDNLGQPSFSTGSSKDFFHSLDTCESEHFGDTNAAKEKNAVAICCSCSKKSLCKTTKCRCRSTGAGCGKSCGCALSKCTNREAVQVKLSSTPQSEMAESVLNCSEIVEAEKTDTVASQGAMLLQRALDEKPAEMNGNHRTRKQPLSDIGNRMIESDDLKPGRKKKGRKPEIQVVTVNPPSSLPENIKGPRKADKK; this is encoded by the exons ATGGTTCACTTTCACCTGCTTCTAATGGTGGTGTTGAAAAGCTTGGATTATCTGCAAAAGCTGAATGTCCTTGAAGAACAG GTTACAGAGTTGAAGAAGAAACAACATGTTcagtctcaactctcaactaAAAGGCCAAAAGGCAATGAAGCAACAAGAAGGTTGCAGTTTGAGATTCAAAGTTTAAAGGCTCAGAAG GTTCAACTACATTGTAAGAACAAGCTAGAGTCTGTGCAGTTTAGATTAAGCAAGGCTTCACTGGAAAAAGAAGTTCTTCAG CTTAGGAAGGAGAAAAGGAGGAATGCGTATGAGATGCAAAAGCTATTAGCTTCGAACCAGAGACTAAAGATG GTCTTACAACGAAAGACAGAAGAGGCATCTGCGGCCACAAAACGGCTAAGAGAGCTGATAGAATCTCGAAAGGCTTTGTCACGCAGATCAGCTG GTGCCAGAGTTGGCAAAACTCCTGGAGTACAG GCCCTGCAGGGTGTTGAGCATGAGTTTGAAGCCTCATCATGGTTACATGAGTTATGTTCTCAATATGAACGTCAAATGGAAGA GATGGCTGAGGAGGTTGCAATGCTCAGGGAAGAATCAGAATTGCTGAAGAAAGAAAATCTTAG GTGCCCATTACAGGAGAAAGAGGTTGATTGCTTAGAGCAGGATGAAGATATAAAAGATCTGAAGGAACAAATAGTCAGCCTAAGTGGTTTGGTTAGACAACTACAAATTCAAAAGGCTGAATTTGTTCTTAGGGAGAAATCACTG GATAATTTGGGCCAACCCTCCTTTTCTACTGGGAGTAGCAAAGATTTCTTTCACAGCCTGGATACATGTGAATCAGAACATTTTGGGGACACTAATGCTGCAAAGGAGAAAAATGCAGTTGCGATTTGCTGCTCATGCAGCAAGAAGTCTTTGTGCAAGACAACAAAATGCAGATGCAGATCTACTGGTGCTGGCTGTGGAAAATCATGTGGCTGTGCACTTTCTAAGTGCACCAATAGAGAAGCAGTTCAAGTCAAGTTGAGTAGCACCCCACAATCAGAGATGGCTGAAAGTGTTCTGAATTGTTCAGAGATTGTTGAGGCAGAGAAGACTGATACAGTTGCTTCGCAAGGTGCAATGCTACTTCAGCGTGCACTAGACGAGAAGCCTGCTGAGATGAACGGCAATCATAGGACAAGAAAGCAACCGTTATCTGACATTGGGAATAGGATG ATTGAATCAGATGATTTAAAACCTGGCCGGAAGAAGAAAGGGCGAAAACCAGAAATTCAGGTTGTAACCGTAAACCCACCTTCCTCACTTCCTGAAAATATCAAAGGCCCAAGAAAAGCAGATAAAAAGTGA
- the LOC115959665 gene encoding argininosuccinate lyase, chloroplastic, which translates to MESLTSASSTSTLLSLQSKFSKPRKPLVGLTHWVKPKLEVRCVLEAMNNASAAAENDKEVKLWGGRFEESVTDAVERFTESISFDKELYKQDIMGSRAHASMLAKQGLMSMSDRDSILQGLDEIERSIENGEFVWRTDREDVHMNIEAALTDKIGEPAKKLHTARSRNDQVLTDFRLWCRDAIDKIVARIRHLQVSMVILALKNEGLIVPGYTHLQRAQPVLLQHLLLAYVEQLERDAGRLLDCRARQNFSPLGACALAGTGLPIDRFMTSDALGFTAPLRNSIDAVSDRDFVLEFLSANSITAVHLSRLGEEWVLWASEEFGFITPSDSVSTGSSIMPQKKNPDPMELVRGKSARVIGDLVTLLTLCKGLPLAYNRDLQEDKEPAFDSVKTILGMLEVSAEFAQNITFNQERIRKALPAGHLDATTLADYLVKKGVPFRTSHDIVGRSVALCVSKGCQLQELHLKELRTISPFFDEDVYEFLGVENAVKKFSSYGSTGSECVASQLDYWVTKLEIK; encoded by the exons atggaatcTCTAACCTCTGCTTCCTCAACTTCTACGCTATTGTCGCTCCAATCCAAATTCTCAAAGCCCCGAAAACCGTTGGTCGGTTTAACCCATTGGGTCAAGCCCAAGTTGGAGGTCCGGTGTGTATTGGAAGCCATGAACAACGCCAGCGCCGCCGCGGAGAATGACAAGGAGGTGAAGCTGTGGGGTGGAAGGTTCGAGGAGAGTGTGACTGACGCGGTGGAGCGGTTCACTGAGTCGATATCTTTCGATAAGGAGCTTTACAAGCAAGATATCATGGGGAGTAGAGCCCACGCTTCCATGCTCGCCAAACAG GGATTGATGAGTATGAGTGATAGGGATAGTATTCTTCAAGGTCTTGATGAGATTGAGAGGAGCATTGAGAATGGTGAATTTGTTTGGAGAACTGATAGGGAGGATGTGCACATGAACATTGAAGCAGCGCTTACTGATAAGATTGGTGAACCTGCCAAGAAACTCCACACTGCTCGGAGCCGAAATGATCAAGTCTTGACAGACTTTCGCTTGTGGTGTCGTGATGCTATTGATAAGATTGTTGCACGCATCAGACATCTTCAGGTTTCAATGGTGATTTTGGCATTGAAGAACGAGGGACTTATCGTTCCCGGTTATACACATTTGCAAAGGGCGCAGCCTGTTTTGCTGCAACATCTTCTCTTAGCATATGTTGAGCAG CTTGAACGTGATGCCGGTCGGTTATTAGATTGCAGAGCTAGGCAGAATTTCTCCCCTTTAGGTGCATGTGCATTGGCTGGCACTGGCCTTCCCATCGATCGATTCATGACTTCAGACGCTTTGGGATTCACTGCTCCCCTGAGGAACAG TATTGATGCAGTTTCAGATCGAGATTTTGTGTTGGAGTTTCTTTCTGCTAATTCCATCACAGCTGTTCATCTTTCTCGGCTTGGTGAAGAATGGGTACTGTGGGCTTCAGAGGAGTTTGGATTTATTACACCAAGTGACTCTGTTTCTACTGGAAGTAGTATAATGCCTCAGAAGAAAAATCCAGATCCAATGGAACTTGTTCGTGGAAAATCTGCCAGAGTCATTGGAGACCTGGTTACTCTTCTCACGTTGTGCAAAGGGCTTCCTCTTGCTTACAATCGTGATTTGCAG GAAGATAAGGAACCTGCATTTGACAGTGTAAAGACAATTTTGGGGATGCTTGAAGTGTCTGCAGAGTTTGCTCAGAACATTACCTTCAATCAGGAGAGAATACGAAAGGCCTTACCTGCTGGTCATCTTGATGCCACCACTCTTGCTGATTATCTTGTGAAAAAG GGTGTTCCTTTCAGAACTTCTCATGACATAGTTGGAAGGTCTGTAGCCTTGTGCGTCTCAAAAGGCTGCCAGCTTCAGGAACTGCATCTAAAAGAACTGAGAACTATAAGCCCATTTTTCGATGAGGATGTATACGAGTTTCTTGGAGTAGAAAATGCAGTGAAGAAATTTAGCTCATATGGTTCCACAGGATCTGAGTGTGTTGCCAGTCAACTTGACTACTGGGTTACTAAACTTGAAATCAAATGA